ATATTATCTGGGGGAATAGCATATCCCTTTTTAAAAACTGGCAGTAATGGGAATAGATCTTGAGGGAATTCTGCTATTGGATATTCAACTATTTCTATCTCCTCTCTTGCTAAAGCTAAATTGAGAGTGTAAATTAATGAAATTGGTGATCTATCGGGTCTATCATGTGGAGCTATCTTAACGTTATAAGACGAAGCTAAATCTAAAACCTTCAAAAACTTACTGATCCCCCCTATCTTTGCTATGTCGGGTTGTAAATAGGAAATTCCGCTTTCCAATAATCTTCTAAAGCCATATAAAGTGTATTCGTTTTCCCCAGCCGCTATTGGTACTGGTGAAATTTTTGTTAGCTTTTCTAACGTGTAATAATCATTAGGGGGCCATAAGGGTTCTTCTACCCATTCAATTTCGTATCTGGAAATATTCTCTAGGAAATCCTTAGCTTTATTAATATCGAATGGTGCATTAAGGTCGATAGCAATTTTTATCTCTTTGTAGTTTTCTCTGATTTTCTTCACAGCTTCTAATATACTGTTGGGAGACTGATGTAATTTAATAAAATTGAAACCCTTTTCCTTAGCAATTTCCACTGCTTTTATGACATCCTCTATTCTAGGAAATCTGGGAAAGCTGGCGTAAACTTTTACCGAATCTCTAAACTTACCTCCGAAAAGTTCATAAAGCGGAACCTTAATTCTTCTACTCATTAACCCCCAAAAACCCATCTCCACAGAGCTAATAGCCCCGGTTACAACTCCACAATTTCCCGCGCTAAACATTATTTTTTCTAAGAGATTTTCTAACTCATAAGGAGAATTTAAACTCATGTTTTCTAGTAGAGGTTTAAT
The genomic region above belongs to Saccharolobus caldissimus and contains:
- a CDS encoding mandelate racemase/muconate lactonizing enzyme family protein, producing MKVKIFPLSIPYITDPPSEWVDQWGVQLYVKVEDGEYYGWGETLIAGSGIIGAYSSIISDLIKPLLENMSLNSPYELENLLEKIMFSAGNCGVVTGAISSVEMGFWGLMSRRIKVPLYELFGGKFRDSVKVYASFPRFPRIEDVIKAVEIAKEKGFNFIKLHQSPNSILEAVKKIRENYKEIKIAIDLNAPFDINKAKDFLENISRYEIEWVEEPLWPPNDYYTLEKLTKISPVPIAAGENEYTLYGFRRLLESGISYLQPDIAKIGGISKFLKVLDLASSYNVKIAPHDRPDRSPISLIYTLNLALAREEIEIVEYPIAEFPQDLFPLLPVFKKGYAIPPDNIEVNERIIEEKYPFINKIRILHFSDLEDKLKQ